The proteins below are encoded in one region of Engraulis encrasicolus isolate BLACKSEA-1 chromosome 1, IST_EnEncr_1.0, whole genome shotgun sequence:
- the c1qtnf6b gene encoding complement C1q tumor necrosis factor-related protein 1, whose translation MTPPSSSPVPTHPPEGDKGDRGERGTPGKAGAEGPAGSRGQMGPKGTRGQTGAPGDPCKTQHSYFSVGRRKSLHSLDYYQAMIFDTVFVNPNEHFNMFKGKFYCYVPGVYFFNINIHTWNFKETYLHLMHNDSEKVILYAQPSERSIMQSQSVMLTLELNDEVWVRLYKRERENAIYSDDVDIYITFNGYMVAPSTT comes from the exons ATGACTCCACCA TCTTCTTCTCCTGTGCCCACCCATCCACCTGAAGGAGACAAAGGGGACCGTGGAGAGAGAGGCACCCCAGGCAAGGCCGGTGCGGAGGGGCCAGCGGGCTCCAGGGGCCAGATGGGACCCAAAGGAACCAGGGGCCAGACGGGGGCCCCCGGCGACCCCTGCAAGACCCAGCACTCCTACTTCTCGGTGGGCCGCCGCAAGTCCCTGCACAGTCTGGACTACTACCAGGCCATGATATTCGACACGGTCTTCGTCAACCCAAATGAGCACTTCAACATGTTCAAG GGCAAGTTCTACTGCTACGTTCCCGGGGTCTACTTCTTCAACATCAACATCCACACGTGGAACTTCAAGGAGACCTACCTGCACCTGATGCACAACGACAGCGAGAAGGTCATCCTGTACGCGCAGCCCAGCGAGCGGTCCATCATGCAGAGTCAGAGCGTAATGCTCACGCTGGAGCTCAACGACGAGGTCTGGGTGCGGCTCTACAAGCGCGAGCGGGAGAACGCCATCTACAGCGACGACGTGGACATTTACATCACCTTCAATGGATACATGGTGGCGCCCAGTACGACATAA